The Chelonoidis abingdonii isolate Lonesome George chromosome 11, CheloAbing_2.0, whole genome shotgun sequence genomic interval GTCAGGCTTTTTCATGGACCAGAGAGATTGGTGTAACTCTGATGCCCGCTatagggaaggagtgggggagtgCTGTGTGGTTGCTAGTGAGCAGCTGGGGCCCCTCCTTGCCCCAGGGCTGCCCTGGCTGCACATTCCCCTCCTTGCTTTAACTAGCCTGTCTTCTCCCTTTGCAGGCGTTCACGCTCCCGGTCCAGAAGCCCTCACTACCGCCATTAGAGCATGGGTCCCAGCACAGCACTGGTCTCTGCCCCCTTGTGGTGCGATCGGCTCAGCAGGCCCCACCAGCCCTGCTGTGTAGCAAAGCTGTACATTGCTGTTCTGTTTTTAAGATGCCAGTATCGGATGATAATAAAAAATCCGCCTTAGTCCTTGCAGGAGCCTTAAACTGGGCATCTGGGACAAGGCCTCAGCTCGGTCTCCCCTTTGTGTCTGCAAGGACCTGCACCCAGGGTAACTGCAGAGCTTTCCTGTGCCACGGGACGAGGGAGGGGTGGAGCTGAGCATTTTGACTTAGGGAGGAGGGGAGTAGGTCTGTAGTGTAAGGGAATTGGGGTTGGGGGCAGTATCTGTGCCCTTCCCCCTGGAATGGCTGTGGCCTGGCCCTGCAGACAGCAGGGAAGCTGGAGGAATGAGGCTTGGAGGACACAGGGTGGCTTAGGCTGTGGCTTTCCTAAGGAAATGTCAGTTCCCTTCACCCCTGGGCCCTTTCTACTAGATGGGCTAGTGGGTGCTCTTAGGGGATGCAGGCCCAGAGGGCTGAGAGGGGAGGCTCCTTCTGGggtgttagagagcttattcctttaccctctcacttccctggttcttctcatgtgaacagagagcaacaatacccgaagtccaaaggtgcaaacaatttgatgtttcttagggtgaacttccagcaagcttaaatcaaagttcctttttccttattttcataTCCTGACTTaattcctgtttgcccctaactTATATAGTAATAATCTCAGCTAGACCTTAACCAATCATATTACTGAAATTTACCTAACAAATCCTAACATTGTAACATGATTAACTAATCCAGGGGTGgacaacctgagcctgagaaggagccacaatttaccaatgtacattgctaaaGAGCCCCAGTAATATATGAGCAGCCCCCCATCCacttcccagcccctgctggcagcccccaccaatcagcacctactccccccccccccctctgcaatcagctgtttcacatgcACAGAAGGCTatggagaggagcagggaggcgtcaagggcatggcaggggccttgggggaaggggtggagtgaggggcaGATCAGGGGGTTTTGCAATGAGCACGCCCCAGCACGTTGGAAGGTCAGCAtctatagctccagccctggaatcaGTGCCTAGGTAAGGAGCCACATCGTAACCTCTGAAGAACCGCATGTGGCTTcggagccccaggttggccacccctgagctaaaccaccttaattagttcacacccagcaaaattaattctACAGCAGACAGAAATAATGCAAATAAACAATAGCAAAGTAGGAACTATAATGACAAAACAACACAGAAGTGatgatttcacaactacatctataaagACACGAGGGTTTCCTAactgtctattgataagtgagttcttatcAAACGAAATTTCTTTTTACATCtcctaggctcttccctttctctggaggtgatagatcagcTCACCGTTCTGACAGCCCCCAgttgccttatttcaatatgactgGTTTGAAATGTGTGCAGATGTGACCAtttgcttcccagcttatggctgctcccactgcttagccaaaggccttagcttaAGAACAGGGtgtcagactgtcacagtgagagaaggcccttacacaggcagacagtgattttgaatctttcttttatacctctataactagctacgTGATAAACATACACCTACGTTCTTAAActacaggcctgaatatctatatcctaacatggGGCTGTAGCTCTTCATCCACTAGCCTGGGCCTTTTCTCTAGAAGGTTCTGTTCCAGTTGGGTGTGGACCTGTGGCTACGAAACCTGTACATGGCAGGAGCAAGTAGGGTTTAAACTGATGGAAGTGTTAAACCAGAACAATTTATGCGTGCGTACGGATCAGAATCCAAACCAAGTGCCTGGTCTGGTACCTGCAGAGTGCTATTACCTAGCTCTTTAAATGCCACTATACCACTGCGAGGAGGCTGGGTAACAAAACAAGAATTGCAATTCATAGAACTAGGGGACTGGATGGAACTTTGAGTGGTCATCTAGGCCAGTCccttaagtattatctagaccaaccctgacaggttctaacctgttcttaaatgtctccaatgacagagattccacaacctgctttggtcatttattccagtgcttaactgccctgacaggaagttttccctaatgtccaacctaaactgcccttgcttcaatttaaagccatggctgcttctctcctcctcagaggttaacaagaacaatttttctcccgcctctttgtaacaaccttttatatacttgaaatcTGTTATGTCCCCTCTTTCTTTCAAGACTAAgcaaaatccaattttttcaatcttcccacataggtcacgttttctaggcCGTGGCTCCAaacctttccagacgactgtatccctttcaggtgtctgatttgtcttgtgtacccccaagtttcacctcatttaaaaactacttgcttacaaagtcAGACATATCAGTACAGAAGTGTcaccacactattactgaaaaatggcttcctttctcatttttaccatataattataaaatcaattggaataaaaacgtacatttcagtgtatagagagtataaacaagtcattgggtgtatgaaattttagtgtgTGCTGACTTTGCTAGTCCTTTTTACTAGCTTGATCAACTAGCTAGATGAGTTGCTATACACCCTGGAAAATATCTGAGTACCCCCGGAGTACACgtagccctggttgagaaccactgttctagttcTTCGATCAGCTTGTTGCTCtttactttctccaatttgtccacatcttgcctgaaatatggcacccagaactggatactccagctgaggcctaatcagcagagTAGCAGAAGAATAACTGCTGGTGTGTTGCTAATTTGAGCTGGTTGGTATTAGTGAAACCTGCGGGAATGATTTGCGTGCTTAGGATATTAAAGATCAATGGTTGTAACCTATTTAGTAGGAGGAATAAAATgagcaaaaggggaggggagcttgATGTCAAAAGGGCATTACCTGTTTGAGACACTGATAACAGAAGAAGGGGATGGTGCACATTTATGGATCAATGTCTAATAGATAAAGCACGAGATGGGGTATGAGTTGATGTCTGCAACAGCCCACCATACACTAGGGAACAGGCTGACTGGCTCCTTACACACCTATCTATAAAATGTAGGGAAAATACGGATCCTGGGAGACTTCGAATGACGTGCTGGTGGTCTCATGCTGCCTGTATTAAAACATCCTTgtgtttggggggcgggggcagggcttgCTGCTTGGCCCCtcttgctatttaacatttttattaatgacctggaacaaaataaaatcatcactgaaaaagtttgcagatatcaaaattgggggagtggtaaatgaagaggacaggtcactggttCAGAGCAAGCTGGATTGCTTGATAAACTGGGTGCAAGGAAACAGTGCGTGTTTTAATACAGGCCATCCCTACAGGATGGGGGCCTAGCCTGGGAAGCAAGAACGCTGAAAGTGTTTTTTTTGGGGATGGAGGGAatgctggataatcagctgaactgaACTCCCAGACTAATGCTGTGGCTGAAAGAACTAATGTGACTCTGGGACGCATAAGTAGGGGACCctccagcaggagcagagaggttcttttacctctatttggcactggtgccaaCACTGCCAGAACCCTGTGTCCAGTTCGCATGTCTGcaactcaagaaggatgttgataaattgcatagggttcagagaagagccacgagaatgactaaaggattaggaaacctgccttataatgagactcaaggagctgaatctatttagcttaacaaagagaaggttaaggggcaaCTTGATCATAATTTGTAAGACCTCCGTGGGTTCTTAATTCAGACATTACCAGTCACACCGTCCAGTTACTCAGCTGTAAATCAGACTTAAGGTCTCACAAATGAAATGAGGccagaaggaaggaaaagaaatgttACAATTGTGGTAGAAGCATGTGTAACGAACAGGAGGAGTTGGAAATACTCATGTGTGACGTGGTGTAACTGAAACTGGCTGGAATATTAAAATCACTGGCTGCAGCTCCGGTAGGAGGCTGAAGGGGAATAGCTAGCCCCTTACATCATTTATCACACACACAACTTTTGggtcatctgaaaactttttcAGTGATGGTTTTAATGttctcttccaggtcattaataaaaatattcaacagcatagggccaagaactggtCCTGGAGGGACTCCACTGGAAATGGACCCACTTGATGaggattccctgtttacagttacattttgagactgttagccagtttttaatccatttaatgtgggccatgttcattttttgttgctctgggttttttttaatcaaaatgtgtgGTACCAAATTAGATGTTTAACAGACATCTAAGTATATTTCGTCTCCCCTagtacctttatcaaccaaacttgtaatctcatccaaaaaaaaaaaagattgatagtttaacaggatctgttttccataaacccatgttgataaATTGTTTGCTggtggcagagaacaggaggcaCTGAGGTGCACAGTGCCTGAGGCATTTGCAAGGGCCTTTGAGATGTACCCAGAAAACCCCAGCAAGTAACCTGCACCGCTCActtcagaagaaggcaaaaaaccccaaccttgccaatctgacttgggaggaaaattctttcctaacctcatatatggtgatcagttagaccctaagcatgtgagcaagaaccagccagccaaacgCCTGAGAAGGGAAAGTAACAGTACCTACCACCCCGCCCAGTATCCCATCGCCAGCTGTGGCCATCCTCAATGCTTCCAAGGAAAGAGACAAACCAATAGCACCATCACAAGCCCACGCCGACTACACTGGGGGAAAAATCCCTGACTCCCAATAAAACTAGACTAGATCCAGAAAGTGATGAGAGAGGTCTGGGAAACTTGCCTTACACTGAGACTTGAAGGAGCACAATATCTGTACTTTAAAAGAGACCATTAAATGGTGGCTGGATTGTGATCTATAAGTATCCACATAGGCAGAAGTTATCAGAtactagagggctctttaatgtCACAGATACAGGCAGACTAAGACCCAGTGGCTAGGAGTGCAGACCAATGGATTGGAACAGGATAATTAATTTACTAaaggttgtagtggattctccagcacttagaatatcagggttggaagggacctcagatcacctagtccaacaccctgctcaaagcagggccaatccccagacagattttttttaccccagttccctaaatggccccctcaaggactgagctcacaaccctgggtgtagcaggccagtgctcaaaccactgagctatctcccccAGTCTTTCACTCAAGATTGGATCTTTCTAAAAGACACACTCGAGCTCAGACCCAAGTTTGGAATGCAGGAATCTTGCCATGATCCCATACggtttaaaaacattaaaatctataAACTCCCCcgttttagcagaaacatccagtgCATGTGCTTACCAAGCAATCCCAAGACCCAGCTACAGCTACCAACAATCAGTCCTCCATGACAGGGTTGTTTTCCCCTATTCACAACACATCTATGGCTCACTATGCTGAAGCTGGGAGGACACCATAGACGTGTCCAGCAAACAAAATGGGGGCAAGATGCCTGTCTTGTCTCATGTTCACAATTAACTTGAAGCACAAATATTCCCCAGGCAAATGCCAAGCACAAACTCCAGCTGCTCagtgcctgggagggagggaggttttAGGGGCCTGATCTTCAGGGTCCTCGGCaggttctgaaaatcaggtctaaGACATCTCCCATTGGATTCCCAAAAAGTGCAAATGGAACCTTTAGTCACTACCAAAAACCTTGGCCAATTATCTCATTTCCAGGTCAGAGGGGTGAGCCCCATGGCAGGTTCCAGAGGAGAGATTGAAATCCCTGCTCCACTGATGCCAATTCACAGAGGGCATTAGCTTGCCAACTTTCATCTCAAACAGCTAGGCTCAACCGCTCTGCCCCATCAGGCCAATAATCCATGCAGCCACGATAACTTGCAGCCTCCCCCTGCAAGCCAGCAGGGTCCTCTTGTCCTTCTGAACTGGCCAAAAGGTACCAGGGAGATCAGATATTAACTACAACCTGAAAAATTTGAGCTGGAAAATCCTATTGCATCTAGTGAGCTGCCCCTCCGCCCATGCTCGATGGTGCTCTGCAGACTTCTACCGGCTTCCCAGGAGACCAGTGCACAGCCTGAGATCTTGCTCCTGGCTCAGCTTCATCCCATTACTtttcagcctcacctcaatcaCAGTCCAAACAAGGGCAGACACGTTTTCTAATGCTGCCTAGGCCATCACAGTGGCACAGGCCTCATCTCTGTACATCCCAGCTTTGTTCTGCACCCTGCCCCACACTATGCTCTACAGAGGCCTAGGGGGCTGGCAGTTCAAACCTTAACAGCAACAGAAACTGGGAGACTTTGGTTTTACTGCTGCAATATCCTTCCCTCCTTCATGAATCCCGCACTGGGCTGGGTGTCTAgacagaagggaggagaggggtgcAGCAGTGATAGAAACCTAAGGAGCCTTGTCTTTCTTCCCCAATTTGAATAGGTGCTCATAGTTACTCACAGGGATGCCAGTTGCTCACCGAGCCCCCCAGATTGGTAACCTTCAGTGAGCAGATTTAGTGATCATGAGCTATTTGCAGAATGATCATTTTGGCCTCTGTGGTCCAAAGTGGTGGAAACTTTTAGGGGTTCTATTCAGTGGGGCCAAGTCGATTATAGGATATCATGTTTCTATAACTAGCAGTTAAAAGAAACAGAGATGAGTTGTGCCAAATGGATGCCGCTCCATGCACCCCCACCCCTAAGCTCATTTCCACTCCAATTCAGGGCCATCTCCAGATCAGCACAAATGGGTGGAGGGGAAGCATCACTTTCCAGCTATGATGCTGGGGCCTGCAGATTCACCTCCACTCTGAAAGGTGAAGAAAGGACTCTGCAGGCTGTACCCGAGTGTGTTTTTATTAGAAAGCAGGACAGGtgggaggcaggctgcctgtgGCAGTCACAGCTCGAAGGTGTAGGAGATGATGTCCGAGCAGCGGAGCAGCGCCTCCCTGTGCACACCCAGCGGGGTCTGCAGGTCGGACACCTGGAAGTTCAAGATGTCGATGTCTGAGGCGTCGAAGAAGGCTGAGACGCTGACTCTTTCGTACATTGTGAAGTGGATGGTGTGGCCAACCATAGCAATCAGGCTGCGCAGGTACCGCTCCCGCAGAGCCACGCGGGCCTGCTGCTCCCGCTCCAGATCTGCCTCATTCCCACAGCCCATAGTGGAGATGCTGATGGGGCTCAGAGCCTGGTACCGAGGGGAGTTGGGGTCAAAGCCACGGCTTGTGCCATCTGGCCCATGGGGCAGGCGGATCACGCTGACTGGCACCTTCATGGCAGGCTCCTGGGGGCAAAGGCAGCAACACATCAGCTGGCAGCACAAGTCCCTATGCTAGAgctgtggttcccaaactggggttcgtgaacctCTGGGCGTTTGTGAAATgctacagggggttctcggggaaaaaaatccctaacggtggacagagctgtccttagggaccccgggcagcagggggccagcagcccggagccccgggaattccaagagctaagcagatcaaagcaagcatctctatcaCGCTGAGGAGACtgaaacttcaagactccttataagaaacagaaagggaggtgaatattttttgctgtttttaaaattaaatagacagctaggattgttttttaaattattacgaagaacaagtttaagctttgttgtaacgtgtgcTGTTTGCCtcgactgctcaagacctgaatacttgtgtaggaggaactcttttgagttggcttcttaaataccttcctgctgtttcacatctgatactccttg includes:
- the GEMIN7 gene encoding gem-associated protein 7, encoding MCCCLCPQEPAMKVPVSVIRLPHGPDGTSRGFDPNSPRYQALSPISISTMGCGNEADLEREQQARVALRERYLRSLIAMVGHTIHFTMYERVSVSAFFDASDIDILNFQVSDLQTPLGVHREALLRCSDIISYTFEL